The segment GACATTATGATCACAGATTTAACTGTTCCCATCTGTTGACCTTAGTTTTGATTATTTCTTACTAAATGAGGCCAGTTGATGGGGATGGGTATTGAGTAAAACTTGAACACTCCCCTGAAGTGAGTCCTTGATAAAACATTGCTGATACAATAGGACATTGTCCTTTTACAAGGGTGGACTTttgaaagcacattttaaaagctgGCCATTAGGATAACTTATTCTCCTTTGTTAAACTTACTGTCACAGAAAATGGACCTCAGAGGTGGTTCCTACTCACATtgccttgttttaaaaaatagaaggtTTTGGTACCTTGGGCAAGGCATGCATAGTCAGGATGAGTTCTCAGTCAGGACCCAAAGCTTATCAGAAGTTGGTCCAGGTTGCTAAGCAGTTTAAGAACTGCTTCTCATTTAACCTgtgacttttcttaaaaaaaaaaaaaaaaaaagtaagcaagtTTTGCTCTTACCTTTTAGAAGTAAGGGTCCTCTGTCTTCATTACATTGTGCTCTAGCTTTAGCAAACCCTTTTAGGAGGCTGGAGCTAAAATCTCGGTCTCTGGTAGCACTCCAAAGAAATAGTTGCCTCTAGTATCTGCTACCCCAGAGTAGACTGAAGAATTCTTTTTAAGCCAGAGAACTTTATTGTTTGTTGAAGAATAACTCCTGTATTCCAATGAAGTTTTTAGAAGTTAAGCGCATCTGCATCCTTTTTTCTGCTCTGCATGTATTTGAAGAAGGATCAACCTACCAGACTGTGGAAACTATCACCTTCATAATGGGAGTACCAGAAACTTTTCTAATACCTTTGTATTACTGGACGTAAATCTGTGATATCTGTTACAGAGCTAGGCCTCTTTTTCAGTTAACATCTTGGTAGCATTTTCTAAAGTTAACCAGTCCTACTCTAGCCAtccaaagcagaagaaaatgacTCATGGCCTCTTACAAATGAGTCTGTGTGTTACAATTTACCTGTCCCAGAAAAATGGAAAGGATTTGGACCCCTGGTTTTTCTGACATGGACACAAACAGTTGATtttcaggaggaggaagggaagaaccTTGATGCCATACCCCTAATTATTTTTAGTACAGTAGGTCCCTAAGTGCATCGTGATAGCACTTGGACCATAACAGGCTAAGAACTTGGTATACTGAAAAGAGTATGAAGATCTGGAATCCTGACTTATGTAATCTTGAACAGGTTTCTTCAAGTCTCATATATGAAGTAAGAGTATTTCCTACCTTTTTGatctgttgtgaggattaaatgagaaaatatatgtcaAAATGTTTAATAAGCTATAAGGTACTTGTTAGTTTTCTCACTCATTCATCACATACTTTTTGAAGGCCTGTTCTGTGCCTGCTGGGCACTATGCCAAGCACTCAGTAACGAAGTGAAGGTGTCACAtgtggtccctgccctcctgggccacattttgagtatttatttAGGATTGCTTGTGGTTTGATTAGTCCAAACTAGACATATTACCCATATGAGAGAGAATAGAAGCAGGCCGTCTACTCACTACTTTCTGCCTTCCTAGCTGGCAGAGATGGAAGAGGAACTGCGTTATGCACCCCTGTCTTTTCGTAACCCTATGATGTCTAAGCTGCGAACCTACCGGAAGGACCTTGCCAAACTCCATCGGGAAGTGAGAAGTACACCTTTGACAGCCACTCCTGGGGCCCGAGGAGACATGAAATATGGCACATACGCTGGGGAGAACGAGCATATGGTGAGCATCAGCTGTCATTTCCCTGTGGGTCTGTGGCACAGTGATTAACCGAATTGTGGAGTACAATCGATGTTATCAGTGCATTCTTGACTGGTTTTTTCCATCTTATCTTCTTTCTTGCATCCAATTTCCCGTCTCCCCTTGGGTGCCTGCCTCTACTGAATTTAATGCAGACCATTCCAAACAATTTACCTGTTTAGAGTTTTTTGTATCCTTTATGTATAAAACAGTGCTTGATGGGTAGTGGTGATATACAGGCGTTAGCTATTTATATTACACCTGGACTCTGTAGTCTGACTCACTGATCCAGTTTCTTTCTCACATATCCCCCCAGAGTTCAGTTAGGATTTTAACTTATCAGAGCATAGTTACAAAAGTAACCCACACTTTTCCTTACATTTGTATCAATGGTCCAATAGCCCAGATACAGTAGAGAAAGCAGGATGTTCCTAAAAAAAGGGGGGCTGACACCTTACTCATTGTAATAGAAAGTGAGCCAGACTGCCTCTCTAGCCTCCAgtgttctcatttataaaattagaCTACTAAATTGAAAATGTGTATTCTCAAACTGTCTAAAGAAGCTAGataggtaaaggagaaaaggttcACAGAGATTAAATTTCATGTGTTACATTTGGGATTATACTCCACAGCACAAAGCAGAAATGGCCTGTCTGGTAATGTGGGAGAGAAGTGGAAGGGGGCCCACTAGTGCAGACTGTATGGATGTAGAAGGGGTGATGACACAGTTTTAAACAAATCCTATTTCATGAAGCATCCTAAACATAGTTTGAGATATTCAAATGATACTGGCCTGACATTCCTGATGTGAAAACTAGAGTTTTTGAGAATGatgtaaaattttcaaagaaGAGTGGGAAAACACACGCCAAGTAGCACTTGTTAAAAGTGAGATGAAAGGTGTACAGTGACTTTGGTCATCTGTGACCCAAaaagccccaaaaaacaaaacggGGGAAGATAATTCCAagcaataatttttctttaaaattactaGTTTCggaaattataaaaacaatatagGTGTATAAACTACTTTCAGTAGAATTACTGTTCCAAATCTGGGGTTGATTCATGTGACCTTACTGTCTCTCCCTACTCTTTCTTAAGCCCAATCATTTGAAAATCCTCatcttttatgtttaaaaatgttgttttccTGCTGCTTTTAAGCCAGTGTAAACTGGAGCAGCCTCATTCAGTGGTTTCCTCACTTGTCTGTATGCtatatatgaagtgaaaaagCCTTCTTGTTGCTTCTGATCTAGAAACACACCTTTAGGCTTCTTAATGGTGGTATCGAGTGCTAATGGTCACCTGATCAGTAAATAGGCCTTGTGAGCTGACTCCTTTTCCAGAGTTGGTGCGCATGTGTGCTCTGAAGAGCTGAGAACTTAGAGCTGCCTCCATTTCTGTCAGTAGTTATTTCTGGCCTGACAAAGGCTGCTTCGGTCTTCATGCCTCCTGTGCTTAGGAATAGGTGGAATAATACTTTGGTGGAGTTTCAGAAATAGGGTGCTTACTTGACCCCAGGTACTACCTCCCTTGAGAGCAAATCACCAGTTTAACAACTTCaggatttgttttctgtgtttggcctgaggcaaaaTTCTTTGGATGCTTACCAAGGGTGCAGCTACTTTTTTCCAGAGAGTAGTAGTCTCACACTTTTAAGTGATTTCTATGTGTGCTGAAAACGAATAGCTTATTCATGGTCACTCAGTACCAATCAGTGGGAACTTTCAGTGAATTACACTATTTCTAAGGCCGTAGAGTTTAGTTGGTTTGCCCTATCAAAATGATAGGATGTATGAATTTTTAGGTAGCTCCTGCATCCCAGATCTGGGCCATTGCCTCTCAGAAGTTGCTAGTCCAGGAAGCACATGAGTCAGTTCAGATTCGTCAGGAGCACAAGGAAGATGCTCTGGTGTATTGAATCCTTGCCTTGCCTCGCTTAAGTGTAACAAGCAGTGGACTGGGAGGTATTGTGATCCTAGATTGAATCCCAGGTTCTCTTGTAGTCTGATTCATTAGCATCTTTGATTGTCTTACAAGTAATGAAAATTACTGCACACTATATCCCTtcttataaattcatttataatgGAAGAAGTCTAACAATTCCCTTTCATACTCCTGTCAGAATCGGCTACAGTCTCAAAGGGCATTGCTTCTGCAAGGCACTGACAGCCTGAATCGGGCCACCCAGAGTATTGAGCGTTCTCATCGTATTGCTGCCGAGACTGACCAGATTGGCTCAGAAATCATAGAAGAGCTGGGGGAGCAACGTGACCAGTTGGAACGTACCAAGAGTAGAGTAAGTCTAGGTGGATAGAGGGGCAAGAATGGGGAAAGTAGGTGGGTCCATTACACCCTGATGCTTTGCTGCTGTCAGAAGCAACCGCAGTTCCAAATTCAGGGTATGATTTTTTAGGTTCTTATGCTTTTCTCTGTTTGTAATTTGCTTGACTAAAACATATCCCTTGGAAGTAATTTTACTTGTAAGATTCAGAGGTCACTGGGCAGGGGGACTGAGATTGCAGAAAACCCAGTTTCTACATTTATTGAAGATTGTCAAATAGGATTGTAGCCATACCATCCTTTTATTAGGTCCTATATTAGGTCCTGTATTGTGAACTAAATTTCTGTTTCTCACACATCTAGTAGAACACCTGTTATTCTTATGAAAGCAACATTTGCTTTAAAAGATTCTAGCTTTCCTGTCATTTAGAGCCAAGGCTATTTCCCACATGTCATAAAATAGTACTACTGACAATTTATAGAGGTTTAATCCTGGACTCTTCTTAACCTAAGGTAAAGGagatcatgggcttccctgatggctcagtggtaaagaatccgcctgcagtgtaggagacacaggagacgggttcaatccctgggtccagaagatcccctggagtaggaaatagcaacccactccagtattcttgcctaggaagtcccatggacagaggacgtggcgggctacagtccatggaatcacagagtcaaatatgactgagaaattaacactactactactacaaaCTAAGGGAGATCactgtgagaaaacaaaatacttaggCCAAATGATGACTACACTGTGGCCTCTAACCTACTATCACATCACTCTAAGGGGCTCTGAAAAACaacttatttcttcctttctgtaccATCtgcaaaggaattttaaaaactgccaGTGGAATGCTGTATTAAGAACATGAGGCAGATAAATGAAACAGATACTATGGGCAAGACTTAGATATGAGAAAGTCATCTCAAATCCCCACACTGAGCCGTTATTTTCCCACCTTAATAGCCATAATTCTCCACTCTTAAAATCAAGTCAGAATGATTTTGACAACTCAAAATCAAGTCAGGTATCACCCTCCTCAGTGAAAATTCACAGTGAAGTACTGAATTCAAGGTAAGCTGCAGAGAAAGCAGCTTGTTTGCAGATTGcatggtttatttgtttttacttttgaacTTACTAGATGGATTAGTTGAATTTAAAAGCTGAGGAATGAGCTGAGAGATCAACTTACCAAGGCCACTGGTGAACAGGAACAGATGGCAGGTGGCATCTGTTGAAATATCCTCCAGCTATATAGGTTAGTAACAGGCaaccaaaaggggaaaaaaaaggattttaaaaaaagattaattccTTTCATAATTCAATGTAAGTACTCTTAAAGggtaaggaaaaaaggaaaaagagatctCAAAAGTGGTAATCCACCAGGCTATAAAAACAAACATTAGCTCAGGAGGCTCTCCTGGAGTTTGGCTGATGAAATTCACATCTTAAGTTGCTCAGAGTTACTTCAGTTACTGGCAAGGTACGCACGAAGACTTTGTTTTGTGTAGCCACAGTGAAGGATTAGCTCAGTCCCAGAGGTCTCCTCACAGCAGCCTTGGGATACAATCATTCCTAGGCCTATTGACAAGTATTAAAGTATCTTGTCCTTTCCAGTTTCTACTTACAGAGGCCATCATTTAAATTGATTTGATTTCTGGGAGTTTTTCAACATAAACCCTTTAACACCATCAGTTGACTAATGTTCAGTTCTACAGTGTGTACTTCTGTGAGAAGAGGGAAATAATTGCTATTTTCTCTTCTCAGCTGGTAAATACAAGTGAAAACTTGAGCAAAAGTCGGAAGATTCTCCGCTCAATGTCCAGAAAGTAAGTTTCAAAAATTAGTCACAGAATTAATTTCTCTTAATTCTAATCTTTCAGCTGAGAATGTCAAAGCTTTAAACCATGACTTGCAAAGGTACTGatagaacagaagaaataaagaatatcacGTAGTTAAGTATCCCAGGAAAAAATCCATTGTTGGAAGTATATAAGCTGCTCTGATTTGGAGCAGTGGAAAACTGGTCCACTGGAAGGACTTTTCatgccagtttacattccttAGAGAAGACAGCACATGGGAACAGAGCTTCATATTCCTggaaataaatttgtaaaaactTAATGAGAAAACTTTTCACTGCTATGGCTTTGTACTTGATTTTGGCTTTGCTTGCCCTTTATGGGAGTCAGCCATTATTTGGGAGTTCTGTCTTGTTAGCAAGGAGTTGATTTGAGAAAAAACCCTTTAGGTAAATGCTGACAGCAGCAGAACCATGGGCAGAAGGGAAGTATTGACACTGAGGCTGAATTTGGGGGGTAAGTCAGTGTAGGTAGCATGAGTGAAACTATAACCAAGTCATGGAACTAGCAAGAGAGTGAGATTTTCCAAAACAGTGGTAAGTTCCTTGTGGAGCAGGAGGAAATGTCTGATTTTGATTCTTTGTGTTAAAGAGTATAGGAGCTTCAGAAAAATTTCTGTCTTTATAGAGAAAGGCAAGAAGTTGAGAAGACATTGAAAGGCACTCCCAGCTTCTAGTTACTTATCCTAAAGCAGGACCACCTCCTGTACCCAGGCTGGACGTGCACACTGGGGTCACCCGCCGCCCCTTCTCCTAATGTGTCCTCACAGCTGCAGTATGTGGTCAGGGCAGCTGTAGATGGTTACATAGTGAGCTTCTACTTTGAAATCTGCTTCAACTGACTTAAAAAATGGTATactttttcacatgtttatttaatatttttctaattagcCCATCATAGAAAAACTACTTTTAAAGTGAAGTACTAATTACTATTtgaatacattttagaaaaaaacatttgtatGTTTTGGTATCTTATTGCCCCAGTTTCAATATTTCTGTGAGGTAGATAGTAGTAATTATTTACAAGGTTACTAAGTGGCTCCATGATCAAACAAAAATTCAGTCTGCCTCACAGTATCCTGCCTTGGTCCCAGGTCAAACTCCTCAGTAttaagaatggaaagaaataagGTTACCCAGACGTCTGACTACATCCCACTTTGCTTCTCTTTGTAGAGTGACAACCAACAAGCTGCTGCTTTCCATCGTCATCTTACTGGAGCTAGCCATTCTGGGAGGCCTGGTTTATTACAAATTCTTTCGCAGGCATTAAACCTCCTATAGGGAAGGGTTTGTGGACCAGAACTGTGACTCTGTGAATGAATGGCGTTAGAGGTGTGGAAAAAAACTTATTGCTGCTGTGAACTAGCAGTTCAAGAAGGCACTGTGTAGCCAGActgtgggtggagggaggaagaCAGAAGACCACTGAAATGTGAAGGAACAGCAATAAGACCAGTATGATATACCAAGGTAATAAATGTCGTTTATTTGACTTAAGTTTACATAGCACTCCAACATATTAATACCCTGTGAGCGTCAAAAAACCAAATACATGTACAGTACTATTATCGGTCACCAAAATGAAAGGGAAGGAAACTGTACAATTGTGAGAATGCACAAATGTTCTCATTAAGGCAGTACTGACCCAGATGATCATTCAGTATCTGTCACCACAAACGCCTCACGGCTCTGGAATGCCCACTGTGACACATGTGTCAACAAACAGTATTCCCTAAATTCTTACACGTTCTTCACTCTCTGATTCATCTGGTGAGCTGGGAGTAGGAAGTTGGTCGTAGACAACATGCCCTCCCTCCCTCGTCTGCCCGAAACTCGAAGCAATGACGTCCACTGCCAGGCTGGCTGTAGCCTTGGCCTCCTCCTCTGACACGGCCAACCGAGGATTGACTTCAACGAGGTCCAGGGCCGAGAGCAGCCCTGAAAACACAAAGCAGGACAACAAGAAAACTTCCTAGCTGCTCCTTTCAGTGAGGGTCGTCCCACCTGGGTAGAACACACCAAGGTGAAAGGGTCATATTCTACTAGAAAATTACCCACTGTCAGGAAAGCCCTTACACCTCATCCTCTTGGGCATGAATTTAAGTTAGAAACACTGGTAATGCCAGAGTAGGATTGAGAGAAACCTTTAAAGTAATTAAGTCAGTTATCCCTGTGTAATGAATGTAACAGGCATGGCTGATAGGCTTTCTGGTTAGGATGAGCAAGGTCGGGGTGAGGGGTAAACAGGGGTGGCAGTAGGAGTTTCCAATCTAATTGGGAAAATGTATCATTTCCAGTATTTCTAGGGACCTGCCAGATCCTGCCTGTAGTTGTGTGATGAGATCTCTCACGTCTCACTAGCCAGCACTCGATTCCCACTTCTGAACTCTGGCGCTGTGTAGCTTTTAAGGCACCGTGTGTCCTAAAGTATAGCTGTTACTGCATATCTTACTCTCACCCCTGCAAGTTTGAACTCGGAGGACAGGCTCCATGTATGACACAGTTCTTAGGTCTCCCTTCAGACGGATGCAGTATCTTACACTTGGTCATATTTAGTTTGAACTCCAGTTACCTTCTCTGAGGGTCTGGGTACTTGTGCCAAAGGGTTTGAGGCGGGAAGATTAGACCATAAAAGAACCTATCtagccctgccctctgcccctccccatcAACATATATATCCCCTACTTCTGGGGAGTTTATTTTTAGTTGGTTATTCTGGATGAAGTTAATCTACCTCCTTTAAGAGTCACTAGAAGAAACTAGATTGGAGGATACAAGTATCTGAATATTTAGGGTGGCCATAAAGCCTGGATACATGGATGAATATACCTAATGACTTATGGATATCACATTTTAGTACATGTACCTCCACTGCTAGTACATCCGCACAGTGTGCCGTCCCTTAGGAGCAATGCAGAGTTCAGTGCACCGTGCAGAACTACAGTGAGCAGGTGTGTCCACCAGCCCCTGCACACGCATCTGTATCCAATCTCCACTTACTAAATGTGGACCTTTTACATAGCCCAGGAGTAAATCAAGAGGGTACAAACTGTTAAAAACATACTACCTATAATTCTAGACTACTGCCACCTTGTAGATTAAGCAGACTGCTTTATCTAGTTGATAGTCTCAGGACAGACAGCCTTTTGGAATAGAATAACACTgcagcaggggagggagggacaggatATAACCACTGCCCCCATCTAAGAGCTAGAGGTTACTAACTTCTGCTCTAAGTGGTGTCAGTGGGAACCTGAATGGAGAACTGAATTTCCAGGTTCACTGGCCAAGGACAACTGACAGTGTCTCAGTTGTAGGTCTGAGAATAAGATTTTCTGGTCCCATCAGATCTGATTGACAAGCATTCTTCTTTCTGTAGTGCCTAAGGTTCTGGTAGGCTCCAGAGCCAGGGAGACCATTTCTCAACTTCCATATCCCATCCCAGATAGTCAAGGGTTTCCTGTAGTCCTCGACTTTTCAGTCTGGGGTCTCTACGCTATTTCAACCCCAATTTCATGAGGTGGTATTGAAGTACCATACAGTAATTGTTTAAATTTTGCAATGAGAGGTCATTTAAAGTAGCCTTAAAACCAAGAGCTTTCTGACAGAAAtggaaagtatttgcaaatgagtATGAGTTTGGGGACAGTAACCTCTTGTAGCtactcttttctaaaaatttttattaattttttgcaccatgaagcttgtgggatcttagttccccaatcagggatcgaacccagccactgtagtgaaagcaccaagttaagtcctaaccattggaccaccagggaattcccccttgTAGCTACTCTTGATCCCCTAGCTTTCAGTTTACTGATCTTCCTGTCAGCCATTCATCTTCCAGTATCCCCATATTACAGGTCCTAGCAAACAAGCTCTAGTGTAAGACTTCTATGAAAGGGCACAAGGTGTTGTCCAGCTTTGAAATATCTTCAAGGGAAGCTTCAGCTTGACGTTCTTAACTCCCAGTGAACCAGTCTCATAGTGTCAGGGTTAAAATTAGAACTATTTGGCCTTGCCTTTTAGTCTTCATCTGCCTTTATACAATTCAGATGCAAAGAACTACATCAGTTTGGCAGTTTATTCTTGTATTTATTAAGTGTTTAAGtggacaatattttttttttactcagtgTTACCCTAATGTATTTTGTTATCAGCCAGGTCCAAACATGCCTCTAAATGATTCCTTATTAGCCTGACCACATGGCTTTTAGCTATAGAAGTTTAAAGAGAAACAATGTCTCCATGACATGTAATAATagaaaagatcccctggcaggCAAGAGGCTTCAGCAGATCTACTTAGGTAATTAACAGGTTGATCACTGCTTACCTGTACTGTGTATTTCTTCAGTAATATACATGCCTTCTCGATAGGTCAGTCCCCCTACAACAGGGGTTCCTGTGGCTGGAGCCAGTGTAGGGTCAAATGCATCAATATCGAAACTCAGATGGATTGGCCTTTGTCTTCTTGAAaggaggaaaataagagaaagtcATTTGGGCTGTACTTGGATGTTTGTCCTTCCTACAGCTACAACTCCTTGGTTTTGTTGCTGTTAATGCTAGTACTCTATTAATACAGCAGATTTCCAGATTTCCTGTTCTGAAAGTTATTATGTTAGGTGCTTACACATCACTTCATAGTCTTGCCCTCAGTTCTGTGTGCCTCAGACTAACTCCAGTTTGTATTTCTGATTTACTCTgggctttagggcttccctggtggctcagcgggtaaagcgtctgcctacaatgtgggagacccgggttcgatccctgggtcgggaagatcccctggagaaggcaatgacaacccactccagtactcttgcctggaaaaccccatggactgagaagcctggtaggctacagtgcatggggtcgcaaagagttggacacgactgagcaacttcactttcactttagagccTCTTACATTAAGAACTATCAATAGAGAGAATTCCTCACTTCCATAGGACATGGGTTCTGACAAATTCTAGTTGAAGTTGGATTGGTCCAGGTTACAGTTAGTTATTCTCTCAGAGTAGAAGAGCAGCTCTGAACTTAGGACTGCGATCTTAACCATCTCCCAATTCCAACTTTAGTTTAGCCCAGGCATCCAATGGTTGAAGGTAACATACAGTAAACACCTATATAGTAAATTATTTATACTTCTTAACACTTTAAGAAACGGTATACTACCAAGGTGGCAATTAATCACCCagaaatgaagactcagcactGGGAAAATGTTCTTAACTAGCATTTGATTAGCATTCACCTGTCATCTTTCTATACTACCAAGATTTGCTTAATATAAAACCTTCAGATGATGCAATAGTTGAGGCTGTGAAGAAGAGAAAAGTTGGAACAATGAATGCTTCTCCTCTCGAAAGATAAGCATTAAAAATGGAGCTAAAGAGAAATTCACCAGAGCTGTTTTCCCTCCCAGCCCTAGAAGAACATGACTCAAGTTTCATAGTCTCCCTTTCTGAATTATCTGAATTTTTTCatatgtatgttttgtttttataaggtCATTATCTTAAGAGACAGGCTAGAGTTTACTGCCCACTGAGAGTCTGCCCTGTTCCCTTTGGGACCTAGCAGTAGACATCCATTGTAGTTACTTACTTGCCAATTAGCAGATCGAATGTCTGTTCCATGACCTTCTGGATACCAAGTCGATCTATGTCTCTCATGGAAAAATACTGGATatcataattctttaaaataaaactggtGAGATATCAAGGAAAGAAGCCTTAGCTAAAGAGCAGTTTTTCAATCAGATGTAGGAGTGGGGCTTGTCTTTATAGTGACCTACAACAGGTTAAGTCCAGAAATAACCTATGAAATGGAACATTAGTGGCCAGGACAGGCCCAAAACTCAACCCTAACGTATCAACTTACTGTTCAGGAGGGTCCACGTCTCTTAGTCCAATATATACAATACTTGGAGAAGAGATACAAGGTTTGATCCAGGAAAATCCTGGGAGCTGTGGTACCTGTGAAGAGAAGAACTCATCAGGGATTCTCAGTCTCCCCACGATAATCACTGTGTGTGGTGTGATTTCTCTTCTTACCCTCAGTGTATGTGTAAACCAGCAAACACACAATCTGGGAAAGAACTGATAGAAGTGGAAATGATTCAGAAGGGCAGCTTCAGAACAGTATAGTCTtatgaagaataaaataccttCTCTTAACACAATCACAGAACTGATCACATGTActacagccttatctaactcagtgaaactatgagccatgccctgtagggccacccaagatggacgggtcatggtggagagttctgacaaaacatggtccactggagaaggcaattgcaaaccacttaagtattcttgccttgagaaccccatgaacagtatgaaaaggcaaaaagataggacaccgaaagatgaacttcccaggtcagtaagtgcctaatacgctactggagaaaataacaccagaaagaatgaagagacggagccaaagcaaaacaatgcccagctgtggatgtgactggtgatagaaataaagtttgatgctgtaaagaacaatattgtacaagaacctggaacgttaggtccataaatcaaggtaaattggaagtggtcaaatagatgggaaaagtgaacatcaacattttagaaatcaatgaaataaaatggactagagttggtgactttaactcagatgaccattatatctactactgcaggcaagaatcccttaaaagaaatggagtagccatcatggtcaacaaaagagtccaaaatgcagtgcttgggtgcaatctagaat is part of the Bubalus bubalis isolate 160015118507 breed Murrah chromosome 11, NDDB_SH_1, whole genome shotgun sequence genome and harbors:
- the ARG2 gene encoding arginase-2, mitochondrial; the protein is MSLRSHLSRLLRTQVHSVRKKSVHSVAVIGAPFSQGQKRKGVEYGPAAIREAGLMKRLSDLGCHLKDFGDLNFTPVPKDDLYNNLIVNPRSVGLANQELAEVVSRAVSGGYSCVTVGGDHSLAIGTISGHARHCPDLGVIWVDAHADINTPLTTSSGNLHGQPVSFLLRELQDKVPQLPGFSWIKPCISSPSIVYIGLRDVDPPEHFILKNYDIQYFSMRDIDRLGIQKVMEQTFDLLIGKRQRPIHLSFDIDAFDPTLAPATGTPVVGGLTYREGMYITEEIHSTGLLSALDLVEVNPRLAVSEEEAKATASLAVDVIASSFGQTREGGHVVYDQLPTPSSPDESESEERVRI
- the VTI1B gene encoding vesicle transport through interaction with t-SNAREs homolog 1B: MATSAASSEHFEKLHEIFRGLHEDLRGVPERLLGMAGTEEKKKLIRDFDEKQQEANETLAEMEEELRYAPLSFRNPMMSKLRTYRKDLAKLHREVRSTPLTATPGARGDMKYGTYAGENEHMNRLQSQRALLLQGTDSLNRATQSIERSHRIAAETDQIGSEIIEELGEQRDQLERTKSRLVNTSENLSKSRKILRSMSRKVTTNKLLLSIVILLELAILGGLVYYKFFRRH